A region of Vigna radiata var. radiata cultivar VC1973A chromosome 10, Vradiata_ver6, whole genome shotgun sequence DNA encodes the following proteins:
- the LOC106775492 gene encoding basic 7S globulin 2-like gives MASILYFLVLSLSCSFLFSLSESNYVMNPAYVLVLPTQKDASTGLHWTNLLKRTPLTQVPVLVDLNGNQVWLNCEQHYSSKTYQAPFCHSAQCFRANTHQCLSCPAASRPGCHKNTCGLMSTNPVTQQNGLGELGQDVLAIHVSLGTQLGELFTVPQFLFSCAPSFLLQKGLPRNIEGVAGLGHAPISLPNQLASHFGLQRQFTICLSRYSSSSKGAIIFGDAPNNLPEFHGHPIFHDLAYTPLTITPQGEYNVRVNSIRINQYSVTPVRKISSTTVGHSGGTMISTSTPHMVLQQSLYVSFVQVFAQQLPKQAQVKAVAPFELCFHSKSISEYPSVELVMEKPNGPVWRISGEDLTVQTQPGVSCLAVVNGGMQPSAEITIGARQLEENLVVFDLAKSRVGFSTSPLSSLGLECGDLFNFVNV, from the coding sequence ATGGCTTCTATCCTCTACTTTTTAGTCCTCTCTCTTTCTTGCTCGTTTCTTTTCTCACTGTCTGAGTCCAATTATGTTATGAATCCTGCATACGTGCTTGTTCTACCTACTCAAAAAGATGCTTCCACTGGTCTCCATTGGACCAACCTTCTCAAAAGAACACCTCTAACACAAGTACCAGTCCTAGTGGACCTCAATGGAAACCAGGTGTGGCTCAACTGTGAGCAACATTACTCATCCAAAACCTACCAAGCACCCTTCTGTCACTCTGCACAGTGCTTCAGAGCCAACACACACCAATGCCTCAGTTGCCCAGCAGCATCAAGGCCAGGGTGCCACAAAAACACATGTGGTCTCATGTCCACCAACCCTGTCACCCAACAAAACGGTTTGGGTGAACTAGGCCAAGATGTACTTGCAATCCACGTCTCTCTAGGAACCCAACTTGGTGAACTGTTCACAGTCCCTCAGTTCCTCTTTTCTTGTGCACCTTCCTTCCTTCTCCAAAAGGGTCTTCCAAGAAACATCGAAGGAGTAGCTGGCTTAGGACATGCACCTATTTCTCTGCCAAACCAACTTGCTTCCCACTTTGGCCTACAACGCCAATTCACCATCTGCCTCTCTCGCTACTCTTCATCTTCCAAGGGTGCTATCATCTTTGGAGATGCACCAAACAATTTGCCCGAGTTTCACGGCCACCCTATTTTCCATGATTTGGCTTACACGCCGTTAACCATAACCCCACAAGGAGAGTACAACGTGAGAGTAAACTCCATAAGAATCAACCAGTACAGCGTGACCCCAGTGAGGAAGATATCATCAACCACAGTAGGACATTCTGGAGGAACCATGATTAGCACGTCAACTCCTCACATGGTTCTGCAGCAATCTCTTTATGTGTCTTTCGTTCAAGTGTTTGCTCAGCAGCTTCCAAAGCAAGCTCAAGTGAAAGCTGTGGCACCATTTGAGCTGTGTTTTCACTCCAAAAGCATCAGTGAATATCCTAGCGTGGAGCTTGTGATGGAGAAACCTAATGGTCCTGTTTGGAGAATCTCTGGAGAGGATTTGACTGTGCAGACACAACCCGGGGTGTCATGTTTGGCTGTTGTGAATGGTGGAATGCAACCTAGCGCTGAAATCACCATAGGAGCACGGCAATTGGAAGAGAATCTTGTGGTGTTCGACCTTGCAAAATCAAGGGTTGGCTTTAGCACTTCCCCACTGAGCTCGCTTGGGCTGGAATGTGGGGATCTCTTCAACTTCGTTAATGTCTGA